The following coding sequences lie in one Candidatus Paceibacterota bacterium genomic window:
- a CDS encoding thioredoxin domain-containing protein: MNNKQANSFNNLFSNPIFLLLAFISVLAALFYFFNSTGGDANSHANIDYEKKDGKVAIIEYGDYQCPACINEHFVVERILSEYGDKVFLEYRHFPLPFHEYAMKAAVASECARDQGKFTEMHNALYESRGNLGVDSLRKYAGEIGLNVDIFNPCLDSDSHKDKIEKDTEQGNKDGIVGTPTFYINGRLLVNSENDRYLPRLEDFKREIDAELGK; encoded by the coding sequence ATGAATAACAAACAGGCAAATTCATTCAATAACTTATTTTCCAATCCGATTTTCTTGCTTCTGGCGTTCATATCCGTCCTGGCGGCATTATTCTATTTTTTTAACTCGACAGGCGGTGACGCAAATTCCCATGCCAATATTGATTATGAAAAAAAGGACGGAAAAGTGGCAATAATCGAATATGGCGACTATCAATGTCCGGCCTGTATCAATGAACATTTTGTTGTTGAACGGATATTAAGCGAGTACGGGGATAAGGTTTTTCTGGAATACAGGCATTTTCCCTTGCCATTCCATGAGTATGCCATGAAAGCTGCGGTTGCCTCGGAATGTGCAAGAGACCAGGGAAAATTTACAGAGATGCATAATGCTCTTTATGAAAGCCGGGGAAATCTGGGAGTTGATAGCTTAAGAAAATATGCCGGGGAAATCGGTCTTAACGTGGATATTTTTAATCCTTGTCTTGACAGTGATAGTCACAAAGATAAGATAGAAAAAGATACGGAGCAAGGAAATAAAGACGGGATAGTCGGAACCCCGACTTTCTATATTAACGGAAGGCTTCTTGTGAATTCCGAAAACGACAGATATTTGCCGAGATTGGAGGATTTCAAGAGAGAGATCGATGCAGAACTCGGTAAATAG
- a CDS encoding prolipoprotein diacylglyceryl transferase family protein: MIPYFPLSSIQVGPITLQMWGFFASLGVLFSLFISLVRAKKAGIDEEVIYNSFLIALIVMIAGAKIFYIIFSAARDISIDSLIYGGGFSFFGGAIFSAVTIYSYLKYKKLDVLKVADILTPGLAVALIFIRTGCFLVYDHVGSITDLPWSIAYSDGSWRHPASLYLLLGNVVIFCIIWYLEKRKSYFRAGAIFFVFLVLYSVFRFIFDFTRCADLGICESRYFDLTYTQLSLLAVFPVSVYYLYRLLSNKIQK; this comes from the coding sequence ATGATCCCTTATTTCCCGCTTAGTTCGATACAAGTCGGACCGATAACATTGCAAATGTGGGGATTTTTTGCATCTCTCGGAGTATTGTTTTCGCTGTTTATTTCTTTGGTTAGGGCGAAAAAAGCCGGGATCGATGAGGAAGTGATTTACAATTCATTTCTTATCGCACTTATTGTAATGATAGCCGGCGCAAAAATATTTTATATTATATTTTCAGCAGCACGTGATATTTCCATCGACAGCTTGATTTATGGCGGAGGATTTTCTTTTTTCGGAGGGGCGATATTTTCAGCAGTCACAATTTATTCGTATCTCAAATATAAAAAGCTGGATGTTCTGAAAGTTGCGGACATTCTGACGCCGGGACTTGCCGTTGCGCTTATATTCATCAGGACCGGCTGTTTTCTTGTCTATGACCATGTTGGGAGCATAACGGATCTTCCATGGAGCATCGCATATTCGGACGGATCCTGGAGGCATCCGGCTTCTCTTTATCTTCTTCTCGGAAATGTTGTTATTTTTTGCATTATCTGGTATCTTGAAAAAAGAAAGTCGTATTTTAGGGCCGGAGCGATCTTTTTTGTTTTCCTTGTACTGTATTCAGTTTTCAGATTCATATTTGATTTTACGCGTTGCGCGGATCTCGGGATCTGTGAAAGCCGCTATTTCGATCTCACTTACACGCAACTGTCATTGCTTGCAGTATTTCCGGTTTCCGTATATTATCTTTATAGATTATTATCAAATAAAATACAAAAATGA
- a CDS encoding UvrB/UvrC motif-containing protein, whose protein sequence is MSDNSNKLKKKIRNFPDSPGVYIMKGASGEIIYIGKATSLKKRVYSYFSKALDNKTEKLIGEVADIGYRNTASAVEALILEANLVMRYMPKYNIKLKDDKSFANILITDEKYPRIIVARPTDRKKPKAKYVFGPYLSKDSALQVVDFLIRTFDPPEKGRGTSGLYRRYYMKGYSSGRIEDVSLSQYAKIISNIRLFLEGRRERILKKLKREMKEESKKMNFENAGKIRNTIFALEHIRDIAFIKREDVLAESFRKYPHRAECYDISNISGELSVGSMAVFTDGKPDKGEYRKFRIKKVSGSNDVAMLKEVLERRFRRSDWSMPDLVVIDGGLGQKNMAQAVIESYGYKIPIVSIAKGPSRKGEKLFFSASRGFMFPDVSFIKKIRDEAHRFAINYHRSLRKLKRIKRNGISAVL, encoded by the coding sequence ATGTCAGATAATTCAAACAAATTAAAGAAAAAAATAAGAAATTTTCCGGATTCTCCGGGTGTATATATAATGAAGGGTGCATCGGGGGAAATTATCTATATCGGGAAAGCGACATCTTTGAAAAAAAGGGTGTATTCTTATTTTTCAAAAGCGCTGGACAATAAGACCGAAAAGCTCATAGGTGAAGTGGCGGATATCGGTTACAGAAATACTGCAAGCGCGGTCGAGGCGTTGATCCTTGAGGCGAATCTTGTCATGCGATATATGCCGAAATACAATATTAAACTCAAGGATGACAAATCATTCGCGAATATCCTGATAACTGATGAAAAATATCCGAGGATCATCGTGGCAAGGCCAACCGACAGGAAAAAACCCAAAGCCAAGTATGTTTTCGGTCCGTATCTCAGCAAGGATAGCGCTCTGCAGGTCGTTGACTTTCTGATCAGGACATTTGATCCGCCCGAAAAGGGGAGGGGGACTTCCGGTCTTTATCGAAGATATTACATGAAAGGATATTCTTCGGGAAGAATAGAAGATGTTTCGCTTTCACAGTATGCCAAAATAATAAGTAATATACGACTTTTTCTGGAGGGCAGGAGAGAAAGGATATTGAAGAAATTGAAGAGAGAAATGAAAGAAGAGTCGAAAAAAATGAATTTTGAAAATGCCGGAAAGATCAGAAATACGATCTTTGCGCTGGAACACATCAGGGATATTGCTTTCATCAAAAGAGAAGATGTTCTGGCGGAGTCCTTCCGGAAATATCCTCATCGCGCGGAGTGCTATGATATATCAAATATCTCGGGCGAGCTTTCTGTCGGCAGTATGGCGGTATTCACTGACGGAAAGCCGGATAAAGGCGAATACAGGAAATTCAGAATAAAGAAAGTTTCTGGATCGAATGACGTTGCAATGCTGAAGGAGGTGCTCGAAAGAAGATTCAGGCGTTCTGATTGGTCAATGCCTGATCTTGTTGTTATTGATGGCGGGCTGGGCCAAAAGAATATGGCACAGGCCGTTATTGAAAGCTATGGTTACAAGATTCCCATCGTTTCTATCGCCAAGGGTCCTTCCCGGAAAGGGGAGAAACTGTTTTTTTCGGCAAGCCGGGGTTTCATGTTCCCAGACGTCAGCTTTATAAAAAAAATACGCGATGAGGCGCACAGATTTGCGATAAATTATCACAGGAGCCTGCGAAAGCTGAAAAGAATAAAAAGGAACGGCATTTCTGCCGTCCTTTGA
- a CDS encoding 4Fe-4S binding protein, with product MALKTSKEIPIGGKIIEAGNSKQFKTGSWKAKMPIRDKDRCIHCMRCAVFCPDMAIKVKKIKLEDGREKMEVGETDMDFCKGCGICDVECPVKAIRMENVC from the coding sequence ATGGCGCTAAAAACTTCAAAAGAAATACCAATAGGCGGAAAAATAATCGAGGCCGGAAACTCGAAGCAGTTCAAAACGGGAAGCTGGAAAGCAAAAATGCCCATTCGCGACAAAGACAGGTGCATCCACTGCATGCGGTGTGCTGTTTTCTGTCCTGACATGGCGATAAAAGTAAAAAAGATCAAGCTTGAGGATGGAAGAGAAAAGATGGAAGTCGGGGAAACCGATATGGATTTTTGCAAAGGCTGCGGGATCTGCGATGTAGAATGCCCCGTTAAGGCTATACGGATGGAGAATGTGTGCTAA
- a CDS encoding 2-oxoacid:acceptor oxidoreductase family protein: protein MIGEIYQIRIHSRGGQGAKTAAQVIAEAAIEEDIFAQAFSEYGPERSGAPMKTFLRVSEKPIRIYSDVESPDMVVVLDPSLLPSVDVAGGLIDDGIVIVNTCDTAENVRSKLSKKNCKIYIIDAKGIAMRIIGRDLPNTAIMGAMIKLVPLIPYEHAIEETKEMFGKKVSEDIVNKNVEALKEGYRVISNAK from the coding sequence ATGATTGGAGAAATATATCAAATAAGGATTCATTCAAGGGGAGGACAAGGCGCAAAGACGGCTGCTCAGGTCATCGCCGAGGCGGCAATTGAAGAGGATATTTTTGCGCAGGCTTTTTCCGAATACGGACCGGAGAGGTCGGGGGCCCCGATGAAGACATTTCTTCGTGTGAGTGAGAAGCCCATAAGGATATACAGCGATGTCGAGTCGCCGGACATGGTCGTGGTTCTTGATCCGTCGCTTCTTCCGAGCGTTGACGTTGCAGGCGGACTCATTGATGATGGCATTGTCATAGTAAACACTTGCGATACGGCTGAAAATGTCAGGAGCAAGCTGAGTAAAAAGAATTGCAAGATCTATATAATCGATGCCAAGGGGATAGCAATGCGGATAATCGGAAGAGATCTTCCGAATACCGCGATAATGGGAGCGATGATCAAGCTTGTTCCGCTGATCCCGTATGAACACGCCATCGAAGAAACGAAAGAGATGTTCGGGAAGAAGGTTTCGGAAGATATTGTGAACAAGAATGTCGAGGCGCTGAAAGAGGGATACAGAGTAATTTCAAATGCCAAATAG
- a CDS encoding acetate/propionate family kinase, which translates to MNINDQILVLNSGSTSLKYKLFDFKLKELNSGFIEDIGKGEIKNHTEALKEAIGKIGNVENIKYVGHRVVHGGGKYSEPILVNPEILKEIEKVSHLAPLHNPANLEGIRASMEIIGGAQNVAVFDTAFYRDLPEYAYLYAIPRRMFEKYGIRRYGFHGISHNYIMLEAAKQLGKPAKRLNLITCHLGGGASITAIRKGRAIDTSMGFTPMEGLPMASRCGDLDPGVILELIKNTDIEIKDYTGKGRAFDVDYLLNRESGLKGLAETENDSIYEISHNAKLGNEKMISTLQIYAYRIRKYIGAYKAILGDVDAIVFSGTVGFRSTQIKKMILVGYKDIKDIKKLVIKTDEELMIAKEIIKMSK; encoded by the coding sequence ATGAATATCAATGATCAAATCCTGGTTCTCAATTCCGGCAGCACTTCTCTGAAGTACAAGCTTTTTGATTTCAAGTTGAAAGAATTAAATTCGGGATTTATCGAAGACATAGGCAAGGGAGAAATAAAGAATCACACTGAGGCGCTGAAAGAGGCCATAGGCAAGATCGGGAATGTCGAGAATATCAAATATGTCGGACACAGAGTGGTTCATGGGGGTGGAAAATATTCCGAGCCTATTTTGGTTAATCCTGAAATTTTGAAAGAGATCGAAAAAGTCAGTCATCTCGCTCCGCTTCATAATCCCGCCAATCTGGAAGGGATAAGGGCATCAATGGAGATCATAGGGGGTGCGCAAAATGTTGCGGTGTTCGACACGGCATTCTATAGGGATCTTCCGGAATACGCATATCTTTATGCCATACCGCGCCGGATGTTTGAAAAATATGGCATCAGGCGATATGGTTTTCATGGGATCTCGCATAACTATATTATGCTTGAAGCGGCAAAGCAGCTCGGGAAGCCGGCAAAGAGGCTGAATCTTATCACATGCCATCTCGGGGGAGGAGCCAGCATAACCGCGATAAGGAAGGGACGGGCGATCGATACATCCATGGGTTTCACTCCTATGGAAGGGCTTCCGATGGCCTCAAGATGCGGCGATCTGGATCCTGGAGTCATCCTCGAGCTGATCAAAAATACCGATATAGAAATAAAGGATTATACCGGGAAAGGAAGGGCATTCGATGTGGACTATCTTCTGAACCGGGAAAGCGGACTGAAAGGCCTTGCCGAGACCGAAAATGACAGCATTTATGAAATATCCCACAACGCAAAGCTGGGGAATGAAAAAATGATAAGCACTCTTCAGATCTATGCGTACAGGATCAGGAAATACATCGGAGCATATAAAGCGATATTGGGAGATGTGGATGCCATTGTTTTTTCCGGAACTGTGGGATTCAGAAGTACTCAGATAAAAAAGATGATTCTGGTGGGATATAAAGATATAAAAGACATAAAAAAACTCGTGATCAAAACCGATGAGGAACTGATGATCGCAAAGGAGATTATTAAAATGTCAAAATAA
- the pduL gene encoding phosphate propanoyltransferase: protein MNKIVKVEISAHHIHLNKDDFEKLFGAGAELTVKKELSQPGMFAANETVDIKDDEFEMKRVRIVGPIRNYTQVEITETEARNFRINPPLRLSGNIKDTPGITVTGPKGSIDIKEGVIVAKRHVHMTPKDAAGISIKDGDVMKVKVGGERGLIFDNVIARVDKTYAWACHIDTDEGNAAGMAGCGDGEVILS from the coding sequence ATGAACAAAATAGTTAAAGTTGAGATCTCTGCTCATCACATACATCTCAATAAAGATGATTTTGAGAAGCTGTTTGGCGCCGGGGCCGAACTGACGGTCAAGAAAGAGCTGTCTCAGCCCGGTATGTTTGCGGCAAATGAGACCGTAGATATCAAAGACGATGAATTTGAGATGAAAAGGGTGCGCATAGTGGGACCCATAAGGAATTACACACAGGTTGAAATAACGGAGACTGAAGCGAGGAATTTCAGGATAAATCCGCCCCTCCGCCTTTCGGGAAATATAAAAGATACTCCGGGAATAACTGTCACGGGACCCAAAGGGAGCATTGATATAAAAGAAGGCGTGATCGTCGCCAAGAGGCATGTCCATATGACTCCTAAGGATGCGGCCGGAATAAGCATCAAAGACGGTGATGTGATGAAAGTTAAGGTGGGGGGAGAGAGAGGGCTGATTTTTGACAATGTCATTGCGCGGGTCGACAAGACTTATGCATGGGCTTGCCATATAGACACTGACGAAGGAAATGCTGCGGGGATGGCGGGCTGCGGGGATGGGGAAGTGATATTAAGCTAA
- a CDS encoding glycosyltransferase family 4 protein → MSKLRIAIYCTNEFSCPLPKEIIYAPMDLAEILVRELSKRGHDVTFYCSSDSGIEAKKISNDMVSFYKLKDKPMNGGFHDQLQLSVYEQLLASKMYEDAGSGKYDIIHAFHLVPKLLPFVNQTKTPTVFTLHDPMDSAWNNAIGYCAWRNRAYYVSISDNQRKGMPDLNYVRTVYNGLDLGRFKFRGDHEGYLAYLGRYTYEKGVDAAVNVATRSKEKLKIAGSAWGNGFYAEKVKPYIKQGEIEDLGFLDRSRLSDFLGGAKAFLFPVRWQEPFGLVMIEAMACGTPVIAFGNGSVPEVVEHGKTGFIVENEEGMIEAIKNIGKIKRSDCRKRVRENFNIEKMVDGYEEVYRKIICGK, encoded by the coding sequence ATGTCAAAACTTAGGATAGCGATCTATTGTACGAATGAATTTTCCTGTCCGCTTCCGAAAGAGATAATCTATGCTCCGATGGACCTCGCGGAAATTTTGGTTAGGGAATTGTCAAAACGCGGACACGACGTCACTTTTTATTGTTCTTCGGATTCCGGGATCGAGGCAAAAAAAATATCCAATGACATGGTTTCATTCTACAAACTGAAAGACAAGCCGATGAATGGAGGATTTCATGATCAGCTTCAGCTTTCGGTCTATGAACAGCTCCTTGCCTCGAAGATGTATGAAGATGCGGGGAGCGGGAAATATGATATAATCCATGCTTTCCATCTTGTGCCGAAGCTTCTTCCGTTCGTGAATCAGACAAAGACTCCGACGGTTTTTACGCTTCATGATCCGATGGATTCCGCCTGGAACAATGCGATCGGCTATTGCGCGTGGAGGAACAGGGCATATTATGTTTCCATAAGCGACAATCAGAGAAAGGGCATGCCGGACCTGAATTACGTTAGAACGGTCTATAACGGCCTTGATCTTGGCAGATTCAAATTCAGGGGCGATCACGAAGGATATCTTGCATATCTCGGGAGATATACCTATGAAAAAGGAGTCGATGCGGCGGTGAATGTCGCGACAAGGTCCAAAGAAAAATTGAAAATTGCCGGGAGCGCGTGGGGCAATGGTTTTTATGCCGAGAAGGTGAAGCCATATATCAAGCAGGGAGAGATCGAAGATCTGGGTTTTTTGGACAGGAGCAGGCTGTCCGATTTTTTGGGCGGAGCCAAGGCATTCCTTTTTCCCGTCCGCTGGCAGGAACCTTTCGGGCTCGTGATGATCGAAGCGATGGCTTGCGGGACGCCCGTTATAGCCTTTGGGAACGGTTCGGTTCCGGAGGTCGTGGAACATGGAAAAACCGGCTTTATCGTCGAAAACGAAGAGGGAATGATAGAGGCCATAAAAAACATAGGCAAGATCAAGCGGTCTGATTGCCGGAAGCGTGTCCGGGAAAATTTTAACATTGAGAAAATGGTCGATGGATATGAAGAGGTATATAGAAAGATCATATGTGGAAAATAG
- a CDS encoding BRO family protein, protein MKKDKQLAIFEGKKIRRIWDDEKELWYFSVVDIVDALNASVDPRNYWKVLKNRLKQEGSEVVTKCNQLKMQAADGKFYLTDAADTETMFRIIQSIPSPKAEPFKLWLARVGYERIEETEDPEKAIHRALATYLKMGYSKNWVDLRLKSIEIRKDLTNEWNERGVKTSDEFAVLTDDISFAWAGLKTKDYKKHKDLKKENLRDNMTNLELVLNMLAETATTEISKKREPKTFPENRKVAREGGSIAGNARKQIEVKTGKPVISRLSFRKIQEQKKLKGK, encoded by the coding sequence ATGAAAAAAGATAAGCAATTAGCGATTTTTGAAGGTAAGAAAATCCGTCGGATTTGGGATGATGAAAAAGAACTATGGTATTTTTCGGTAGTGGATATAGTCGATGCGTTAAATGCGAGCGTTGATCCGAGGAATTATTGGAAAGTGCTAAAAAACCGCTTAAAACAAGAAGGAAGCGAGGTGGTTACAAAATGTAACCAACTGAAAATGCAAGCTGCAGATGGCAAGTTTTATCTAACTGATGCGGCGGATACAGAAACAATGTTCAGGATAATTCAGTCTATTCCTTCGCCGAAGGCGGAGCCGTTCAAGCTTTGGCTGGCGCGGGTGGGCTATGAAAGAATCGAAGAAACTGAGGATCCTGAAAAAGCCATTCACCGCGCACTGGCAACCTATCTTAAAATGGGTTATTCTAAAAACTGGGTTGACTTGCGTCTGAAAAGCATTGAAATCAGAAAAGATCTGACTAATGAGTGGAATGAGCGGGGCGTAAAAACAAGCGATGAATTCGCTGTTTTAACCGATGATATTTCTTTTGCCTGGGCAGGATTGAAAACAAAAGACTATAAAAAGCATAAAGATTTGAAAAAAGAAAATTTGCGGGATAATATGACGAATTTAGAATTGGTCTTGAACATGCTGGCAGAAACGGCGACCACTGAAATTTCCAAGAAGCGGGAGCCCAAAACTTTTCCGGAAAATAGAAAGGTGGCGCGTGAAGGCGGAAGTATAGCAGGAAACGCCAGAAAACAGATTGAAGTGAAAACGGGGAAACCAGTGATCAGCAGGCTAAGTTTTAGAAAAATACAAGAACAAAAAAAGTTAAAAGGAAAATAA
- a CDS encoding restriction endonuclease, translating to MKIAVEVWIPRYLKNKKIEKKINQVNEWTIDKDLIGKLRKLRPNDFENYIADMYFRLGYQTEKVGGSHDGGVDVVVTKNGIKHYIQCKKYITSKVSVSNVREFVGTLMDKLSQGKGIFITTNIFTTEAEKYAEDKQIELVDGDELLRLIKLVNKDDEVVENKTNDICPTCGGKLREINGRFGKFFGCSNYPKCKFKKKFVI from the coding sequence ATGAAAATAGCTGTCGAAGTATGGATACCACGTTATTTAAAAAACAAGAAGATTGAGAAAAAAATCAATCAAGTCAACGAGTGGACCATAGATAAGGATTTAATTGGAAAATTAAGAAAATTGCGACCTAATGACTTTGAAAATTATATTGCAGACATGTATTTTCGACTTGGATATCAAACGGAAAAAGTTGGTGGTTCTCATGACGGAGGAGTGGATGTAGTCGTAACGAAAAACGGAATAAAACATTACATTCAGTGCAAGAAATATATAACTTCGAAAGTATCGGTTAGTAATGTTAGAGAATTTGTTGGTACATTGATGGATAAGCTTTCGCAAGGAAAGGGAATCTTTATAACAACAAACATCTTTACAACAGAGGCTGAGAAATACGCAGAAGATAAACAGATTGAATTGGTCGATGGTGATGAATTGCTCAGGTTGATAAAACTGGTAAATAAAGACGATGAAGTCGTAGAAAATAAGACAAACGATATTTGCCCGACATGCGGCGGCAAACTAAGAGAGATAAATGGCAGGTTTGGTAAATTCTTTGGTTGTTCTAATTATCCTAAATGTAAATTCAAGAAGAAATTTGTCATCTGA
- a CDS encoding carbohydrate kinase family protein — MFDIITIGGATRDITFITDKGKIIETPENLTEQVILGFEYGAKIKSEEVIFNFGGGACNTAATFQKLGLKVAVNCKVGNDDDGKAIVNNLKKLGIDTGLIQNDEARRTGFSLIVLDKKGGDRVIFVYKGASDFLELKKENLIGKSKWIYLTSLANQWKNSLDEIKEAVVEGKIKLAWNPGGAQLAGGTDNLKEYFRITEMLIVNKDEAIELVQGDKNIKLDYNQMNDPSVLAKFMKKWGPKIVVVTDGKNGAYVYGGGDQVIFAPGTDNRGVDATGAGDAFGAAMLGGYLITGKLEDALKFGILNSGNVVSEYGAQNGILDRSEIEKRLNSVKVSYL; from the coding sequence ATGTTCGACATAATTACGATCGGCGGGGCGACTCGCGACATAACGTTCATTACCGACAAGGGAAAGATCATTGAAACTCCTGAGAATCTGACGGAGCAGGTGATCCTGGGATTTGAATATGGCGCAAAGATAAAAAGCGAAGAGGTGATATTCAATTTCGGAGGAGGAGCCTGCAACACAGCGGCCACTTTCCAAAAGCTCGGGCTCAAAGTCGCCGTGAACTGCAAAGTGGGAAACGATGATGACGGAAAAGCGATAGTCAATAATTTGAAAAAACTTGGGATAGACACTGGATTGATCCAGAACGATGAGGCAAGGAGAACGGGATTCTCTTTGATCGTGTTGGATAAAAAAGGCGGCGACCGGGTTATCTTTGTTTATAAGGGCGCAAGCGACTTTCTTGAGCTGAAGAAAGAAAATCTGATCGGAAAAAGCAAATGGATATATCTCACTTCTCTTGCGAACCAGTGGAAGAATAGCCTGGATGAGATAAAGGAAGCCGTGGTTGAGGGCAAGATAAAGCTTGCCTGGAATCCGGGCGGAGCTCAGCTGGCCGGCGGAACTGATAATCTGAAAGAATATTTCAGGATAACCGAAATGCTAATCGTGAACAAGGATGAAGCAATAGAGCTGGTCCAGGGAGATAAGAACATTAAATTGGATTATAATCAGATGAACGATCCTTCGGTCCTGGCAAAATTCATGAAAAAATGGGGTCCGAAAATTGTGGTCGTAACTGATGGAAAAAATGGCGCATATGTTTATGGCGGAGGGGATCAGGTTATTTTTGCGCCGGGAACGGACAATCGGGGAGTGGATGCGACAGGCGCCGGAGATGCGTTTGGTGCGGCCATGCTTGGGGGATATCTGATCACTGGTAAACTGGAAGATGCATTGAAATTCGGAATTTTGAACAGCGGGAACGTGGTCAGCGAATATGGCGCGCAGAATGGGATTTTGGATCGAAGCGAAATTGAAAAGAGATTGAATAGCGTGAAGGTGAGTTATTTGTAA
- the gpmI gene encoding 2,3-bisphosphoglycerate-independent phosphoglycerate mutase, producing MPKKPTNILIILDGWGVAPKSRANAIELAKKPFFDSLVRKYPYTTLNATGLAVGLSENERSGSEAGHINIGAGRIVKQDSQIIREDIESGKFFKNPRILRTMNHAIVEKTNLHFIGLLSEIDSPHSDPDHLYALLRLAKTKKVKQVYLHLFTDGRDTFMKRALIFLQDLNEKIEEIGIGKIATIGGRYYGMDRVKHWERLQKAYDAMVMGEGWKSKSPEEAIKYSYSQGLTDEFIIPTVIVDSKNKPIAKIKSNDAIIHFNIRGDRARQFTKLFVTNKVIGYENRSHKLKDIFACTLTDFGPDLPVQVAYYSQSVENTIPHVLREKKQLYIAEAEKYPHITYFINGGHKDPVGGEDREQIMSPNVFSYDQKPEMSAMDITKVLVSNIEYSVYDFIAVNYANADMVGHTGNMKATISAVEFLDKCMAMVIEKAVEGGGMVIVTADHGNADEMVDLKTGEIMTMHSKNPVPFIIAKKGLKRESLKLHDNGVLGNVAPTLLDVLGTEKPKDMVLGSLIEKKIRCKA from the coding sequence ATGCCAAAAAAACCGACAAATATTCTTATAATCCTTGATGGATGGGGTGTTGCGCCAAAAAGCAGGGCTAATGCGATTGAACTTGCCAAAAAACCTTTTTTTGACAGCTTGGTCCGAAAGTATCCCTATACGACCCTGAATGCCACCGGTCTTGCAGTGGGACTCTCCGAGAATGAAAGGAGTGGGAGCGAAGCGGGACATATAAACATCGGCGCGGGAAGGATCGTCAAACAGGATTCGCAGATAATCAGGGAAGACATCGAGTCGGGTAAATTCTTCAAAAATCCGAGAATACTTCGAACTATGAATCATGCAATAGTCGAGAAAACAAATCTTCATTTCATCGGACTTCTTTCCGAAATAGACAGTCCTCATAGCGATCCGGACCATCTTTACGCTCTTTTGAGGCTGGCGAAAACGAAGAAGGTGAAGCAGGTTTATCTGCATCTTTTCACTGACGGAAGGGATACTTTTATGAAAAGAGCGCTGATCTTTCTGCAGGATCTGAACGAAAAAATAGAAGAGATAGGAATAGGAAAGATCGCCACGATAGGCGGAAGATATTATGGCATGGACCGCGTCAAACATTGGGAGCGGCTTCAGAAAGCTTATGATGCCATGGTCATGGGGGAGGGATGGAAAAGCAAATCTCCCGAAGAGGCCATAAAATATTCCTATTCACAGGGCCTTACGGATGAATTTATCATTCCGACGGTAATAGTAGACAGCAAGAACAAACCTATTGCGAAAATAAAAAGCAATGATGCGATCATTCATTTCAATATCCGGGGGGACAGGGCGAGGCAATTCACGAAATTATTTGTGACGAATAAAGTTATCGGTTATGAGAACAGATCTCATAAGTTAAAAGATATATTTGCGTGTACACTGACGGATTTCGGTCCGGACCTTCCTGTGCAGGTCGCTTATTATTCCCAATCGGTGGAGAATACCATACCCCATGTTTTGAGAGAGAAAAAACAGCTCTATATAGCTGAAGCCGAGAAATATCCTCATATAACATATTTTATAAATGGCGGACATAAGGATCCGGTTGGCGGAGAGGATAGGGAGCAGATCATGTCTCCGAACGTTTTTTCCTATGACCAGAAGCCGGAAATGTCCGCAATGGACATCACGAAAGTTCTTGTCTCGAATATCGAATACAGCGTATATGATTTTATTGCTGTTAATTATGCCAATGCCGATATGGTAGGGCATACGGGAAACATGAAGGCGACCATTTCCGCGGTTGAATTTCTGGATAAGTGCATGGCAATGGTGATCGAAAAAGCCGTGGAGGGCGGAGGAATGGTGATAGTGACTGCGGATCACGGCAATGCCGATGAAATGGTTGATCTGAAAACGGGAGAGATAATGACCATGCACAGCAAAAATCCCGTTCCGTTCATTATCGCAAAAAAGGGACTGAAGAGGGAAAGCCTGAAATTGCATGACAACGGGGTTCTTGGAAATGTTGCGCCGACGCTTCTTGATGTTTTGGGCACGGAAAAGCCCAAGGATATGGTTCTTGGAAGCTTGATAGAAAAAAAGATAAGATGCAAAGCCTAA